The Actinomycetes bacterium nucleotide sequence AGCGGTGCGGTGGATCGATCTGAAGGACTCGGCCAACACCCGCGCCGGCTACGAGCAGGCGATCATCGCCTACAAGGCCGCGGGCGTCGACCGGCTGATCACGCTCGGCGGCTCCCGCCTGCTGTCGTTCTTCCTCGACTTCGCCACCAAGCAGGACTTCGCGCCGCGGCTCGTTCTCACCTCGTACGACAACGTCGACTTCAACAACATCAACTACCCCGAGGAGATGGCGGACGCGGTCGGCCTGTCGGCGTCGCCGTCGTGGGACTTCGTCGAGTCGCAGCTGGCCTCCCCGGCCAACGACGAAGAGGCCAAGTGTGCCCAGGTGCTCATCGATGCCGGCATCGAGCCGGGCGGGCGCGAGAACGCTCGCAACGGCCAGTTCTACTGCGACGGGCTGCTGTTCCTGGCGGCCGCCGCGGAGCAGGCCGGCATGGACTCGGGCACACCGATGAACGCCGCCAACCTGTACCAGGGGGCCTTGGACCTGGGCGACACCTGGAGCTCCGGGCAGAACTACTCCACCTTGTTCGACGGCGTCGTCGCAGGCGCCGCCGGTTACCAGAGCTGGGTCATGAACCCGGGCACCGGCGAACTCGAACTCGTCGGCGAGCCCCGGGAATTCGAATGAGGCTTCGACGACAGCAAGAGGAGCAGGTGATCATGCTCAGCGGATTCCCGCCGGTGCTCGAATGCAGGGGTGTGACGGCCGGATACGGCGACGTGCAGGTCCTGTTCGGTGTCGACATGCACATCCAACGAGGTGAGGTGGTCGCCCTGCTCGGTGCCAACGGCGCCGGCAAGACCACCCTGTTGCGCGTGCTCTCCGGACTGGAACCCAGCTGGGGTGGAGAGGTCCTGCTCAACTCGGTGCCACTCGGCGACACACCCTGCTTCCGTCGCATCGGCGAGGGCATCTGCCAGATCGTCGGTGGTGAGTCGATCGCCGACGGCCTCACAGTGGGTGAACACCTGAAGCTGTGGGCATCCAGCCTCGAACGCGGCGCACCGGTCGCCGAGCGCATGCAGGAAGTGGCGGCGGTGTTCCCTCGCCTCGAGGAGCGACGCTCGCAGATGGCCTCCACCCTCTCGGGTGGTGAGAAGCAGATGCTGGCGCTCGCCAAGGCGCTGATCGTGCACCCGGACCTGCTGGTCATAGATGAGTTCTCACTCGGGCTCGCCCCGATCGTCGTGGGTGAGCTCCTGCCCGTGATCCGCCGGATCAACGAGCGGGGATCGGCTGTGCTGATGGTCGAGCAGTCGGTCAACGTGGCGCTGGCCGTGGCGCACCGTGCCTACTGCATGGAGAAGGGCGCGATGGTCTATCACGGCTCCGCCGAGCAGCTCCGTTCGCAGCCTGACCTGCTCCGCTCCGTCTACCTCGAGGGCGTCACTGCCGCGCTCGCCAGCCACGGTGGAGGCGTGCAGTGAATGCGCCGGCCGGCCTGACGGGCACGGTGATGGCCTACGAGGTCTCACCTGCCATCCTCACCCGCGGAGTGCTCACCGGCCTCGGCTACGCGCTGCTCGCCGTGGGCCTGGTGCTCGCATACCGGTCGAGCCGGTTCATCAACTTCGCCCACTCGGCGATCGGCATCTTCGCCGCGATCATCATGGGCTGGTTCGTCCAGGAGCTGGGCCTCCCGTACTGGATCGGCTTCCTGGTCGGCCTTGGCGTGGCGGCCGGTATCGGCATCGGCACCGAGTTCGTGGTGGTTCGCAGGCTGTCGGACTCGCCGCGGGTACTGGCGATGATCGCCACGCTCGGGCTGTCCCAGGTCCTGATCCTGATGGCCTCGCTGATTGCGAGCGAGGTCGGCCTCTCCAATGCCTTCCCGGCACCACCCGGCTTTCCGACCTTCGACGTGGGCGCCCTGCAGGTGGTGCCTGCGCTGAGCGCGCTCGCGATCCTGTCGCCGATCGTGCTGGTCGGCATCGGCCTCTTCCTGAGGTTCTCCAAGGCCGGCATCGGGATCCGCGCCGCCGCTTCCAACCCCGACGCCGCCGCTCTGGCCGGTGTGAGCCCCGAGCGCATGGCCCGGATCTCATGGGGCCTGGCGGGTGCCGTGGCCGCGTTCTCGGCGATCCTGTTCCTCGGTGAGGGCAACGTGCTCACTCCCGAGACGCTTGGACCGTCACTCCTGGTGCGTGGCCTCGCAGCCGCTTCCATCGCGCGTTTCCGGAACATCCCCGTTGCCGCAGCATGCGGTGTGGGCATCGGTGTGGTCGAAGCCGTGCTCGCCACGGGCGACGCGAACTCCGGGCTGATCGAGCTCGTGTTGCTGGTTGCGATCCTGGCGGCACTCGCCACCGAGCGCCGTAGCGGCCGTGAGGGCGAGACGCAGAACTGGGGGCAGCTCGCCGCCGACTCCCGCCCGCCTCTGGCCTACCGCGACATGGCCGTGTTCCGATTCGCGCCGCTGATCCTGGGCGTCGTCCTGTTGGTCGCGGCGCTCGGCCTGTCGACGTTGCTCGTGCCTTCCGACGCCGCGGTCATGAACCGAGTCGTCGCCTTTGCCATGGTCGGCGCTTCGATTGCGCTCATCACCGGCCTGGGTGGCCAGCTGACCCTGGGTCAGTTCGGAATCGCCGGTGTGGGTGCGGCTGTGTCGGTGGTGGTCGTCGACCGCGTTGGGGAGTGGAACTGGTCACCCGTCGCCGCGATGGCCGCGGGTGCAGTGGTGGCCGCCCTGCTCGGCCTTCCGGCGCTTCGGGTGCGCGGCCTCCAGTTGGGAGTCGTGACCCTCGCCTTTGCCCTCGTGGCCTCCAACTGGCTGCTCGAGCAGGAGTGGCTGCTGGGCTCTGACGGAGTCGTGCCGGGACGTCCCCTGCACTCTCCGGAAGTCGGCAGCTTCCTTCAGGTGTCGATCATCTGTCTGGCGGTCGTGTTGTTCCTCCTGCGCAACCTCCGCGTGGGGGCATTCGGCCGCAAGCTCGTGGCGGTCCGCGACAACGAGAAGGCAGCGCGCGCCATGTCGGTGTCCGCGATGAAGGTCACGGTGCAGGCCAACGTGCTCTCAGGTGCCGTGGCCGGTCTCGGCGGAGCCCTGCTGGCCCACGGCCTGTCCACCGTGCGTGCCGCCGACTTCTCGGTGGCTGCTTCCATCGACGCCGTGGCGGTCACCGTCATCGGCGGTCTCGGGTCGCTGTTCGGGTCACTGCTCGGCTCGCTGTACCTCATCGGCATTCCAGGGGTGATCGACCTGCCGATCTGGGGCCTCGCGCTGCTCAACCTCGGCTGGATCGTGCTGATCCTCGCCGTTCCCGGCGGGTTGGCCCACTTCGGCACGCGCATCAGGGTGAGGGTCCAGGACGCAATCGCCGCCTTCCTCGGTGCTGTCGAGGTGCCTCGTGACACCCCACCGCCCGACCCGCTCGACTTGGTGCCCGATCAGGCCCCGATCGTGCTCGGCGAGCTCGAGGCACACGGGCCCCAGACGCCGCCGCCGTTCAATCCGGCATCCATCATCACGGTGCCTGCACAATCCCCGCAGTACCAGGAGCCCCAGCAGTACCAGGAGCAGCCGTTGCAGCCCGGGCCCCAGGTGCAGCCGGCGTACCACCTGCCTCCCGTGCTTGCTGCCAGTGGATTGGTGAAACGCTATGGCTCGGTGCCCGCGGTCGACGGCGTCGAACTCGCGGTCTTCCCCGGTGAGGTCGTCGGGCTGATCGGTCCCAACGGTGCCGGCAAGACCACGCTGTTCGAGTTGTTGTCCGGGTTCGTGCACCCCGATGAGGGCGTTGTGGTGTTCGACGGCCACGACATCAGCTCGCTGACCCCCAACCGCCGAAGCGAGCTCGGGCTGGCCCGTTCGTTCCAGTCGGCCACGCTGTTCCCCACGCTCAGTCTGCTCGACACGGTGATGGTGGCTCGCGAGCGCCTCGCGCCCTCGACGATCAGGGAGTCGATGATCGGCCTCGGCGGCAGGGACCGCGAGCGGGAGCAGGCCGCGCTCGAGCTCATCGAGGCATTCGGCCTCGGTGAGTTCACCGAGGTTCCGGTCGGCAACCTGCCCACGGGCACCCGTCGACTCGGCGAGCTGGCCTGTGCGGTGGCGATGCAGCCGAAGCTGCTGCTGCTCGACGAGCCCTCTGCGGGCATCGCCCAGTCGGAGGTGGAGCAGCTTTCGACGGTGCTGGTAGGCCTGCGCAACAACTACGGGCTGACGATGGTGATCATCGAGCACGACCTGCCGATGCTGTCGTCGGTCTGTGACCGCATGATCGCGCTCGAGCTGGGCCGCATCATCGCCCAGGGTGCACCCCTCGACGTGCAGCGCCACCCCGAGGTGGTGCAGGCCTACATGGGAACCGAGCAGGCGGCGATCAGCCGCTCC carries:
- a CDS encoding ABC transporter ATP-binding protein translates to MRLRRQQEEQVIMLSGFPPVLECRGVTAGYGDVQVLFGVDMHIQRGEVVALLGANGAGKTTLLRVLSGLEPSWGGEVLLNSVPLGDTPCFRRIGEGICQIVGGESIADGLTVGEHLKLWASSLERGAPVAERMQEVAAVFPRLEERRSQMASTLSGGEKQMLALAKALIVHPDLLVIDEFSLGLAPIVVGELLPVIRRINERGSAVLMVEQSVNVALAVAHRAYCMEKGAMVYHGSAEQLRSQPDLLRSVYLEGVTAALASHGGGVQ
- a CDS encoding ATP-binding cassette domain-containing protein: MNAPAGLTGTVMAYEVSPAILTRGVLTGLGYALLAVGLVLAYRSSRFINFAHSAIGIFAAIIMGWFVQELGLPYWIGFLVGLGVAAGIGIGTEFVVVRRLSDSPRVLAMIATLGLSQVLILMASLIASEVGLSNAFPAPPGFPTFDVGALQVVPALSALAILSPIVLVGIGLFLRFSKAGIGIRAAASNPDAAALAGVSPERMARISWGLAGAVAAFSAILFLGEGNVLTPETLGPSLLVRGLAAASIARFRNIPVAAACGVGIGVVEAVLATGDANSGLIELVLLVAILAALATERRSGREGETQNWGQLAADSRPPLAYRDMAVFRFAPLILGVVLLVAALGLSTLLVPSDAAVMNRVVAFAMVGASIALITGLGGQLTLGQFGIAGVGAAVSVVVVDRVGEWNWSPVAAMAAGAVVAALLGLPALRVRGLQLGVVTLAFALVASNWLLEQEWLLGSDGVVPGRPLHSPEVGSFLQVSIICLAVVLFLLRNLRVGAFGRKLVAVRDNEKAARAMSVSAMKVTVQANVLSGAVAGLGGALLAHGLSTVRAADFSVAASIDAVAVTVIGGLGSLFGSLLGSLYLIGIPGVIDLPIWGLALLNLGWIVLILAVPGGLAHFGTRIRVRVQDAIAAFLGAVEVPRDTPPPDPLDLVPDQAPIVLGELEAHGPQTPPPFNPASIITVPAQSPQYQEPQQYQEQPLQPGPQVQPAYHLPPVLAASGLVKRYGSVPAVDGVELAVFPGEVVGLIGPNGAGKTTLFELLSGFVHPDEGVVVFDGHDISSLTPNRRSELGLARSFQSATLFPTLSLLDTVMVARERLAPSTIRESMIGLGGRDREREQAALELIEAFGLGEFTEVPVGNLPTGTRRLGELACAVAMQPKLLLLDEPSAGIAQSEVEQLSTVLVGLRNNYGLTMVIIEHDLPMLSSVCDRMIALELGRIIAQGAPLDVQRHPEVVQAYMGTEQAAISRSGALITL